The DNA segment AGGGCTCGATCACGATCCCCTCGAACCTTCGGCTCGGAGTCCTCAAGCAGAACCACTTCGAGTACGAAGAGGAGCGCATCCTCGACGCGGTGCTCATGGGCAACCGGGGCCTCTGGGACGCCATGGTCGAGAAGGACCGCCTGCTCGAGGGGGAGGTCACCGACGAGGTGGGCATTCGGCTCGGCGAGCTCGAGGGCGTCATCGCCGAAGAGGACGGCTACACGGCGGAGAGCGAGGCGGCGGGGCTGCTCGTGGGCCTGGGCATTCCTCAGGAGCACCACGCCGACAAGATGAACACCCTGGCGGGTGGGTACAAACTGCGCGTGCTCATCGCGCAGGTGCTCTTCGGCAAGCCTGACGTCCTCCTACTGGACGAGCCGACGAACCACCTGGATCTCGAGTCGATCGCGTGGCTCGAGCGCTTCCTCCTCGACTACCGGGGCACGCTCGTCGTCATCTCGCACGACCGGCACTTCCTGAACGCGGCGGCCACCCACATCGCCGACGTCGACTACCAGACGATCACGGTCTACACGGGCAACTACCAAGACTTCGTCGAGCAGAAGTACGAGAACAAGCAGCGCGCCGAGCAGCAGAACCAGGCGGCGAAGAAGAAGATCGGCGAGCTCCAAGGGTTCGTACAGCGCTTCGGCGCGCACGCCTCCAAGTCGAGCCAGGCGCAGTCGCGCATGAAGCAGATCGAGAAGCTCAAGGAGGAGGTGGGCTCGCGCGGGCAGAAGCGTTCGAGCCTGGTGCGCCCCTTCATTCGGTTCGAGTTCGAGAAGCCGAGCGGCCGCGACGTGCTCCGCATGGAGGGGGTCGACAAGGCCTTCAACGTCGAGACGCGCAGCGGCGCGAAGGAGCGAAAAGTCGTGTTTCAGCGCGCCGCGCTGCACCTGAACCGCGGCGACCGGCTGGTGGTGACGGGCCCGAACGGCGTGGGCAAGTCCACCCTGCTGAAGCTGCTCGTCGGCGCGTACGCGGGCCTGGACGCCGACACCCGCAAGGACGTCTACACGCCCGACGCGGGAGAGGTGCGCTGGGGGCACGACACGAGCGTCGGCTATTTCGCCCAGGACACCCACGAGGCCCTCGGCCGCACGGGCGCCGGGATGAACGCCTTTCAGTGGCTCTACCAGTGGGACACGAACGCCCCACAAGAGCACATCCGCGGCATCCTCGGCAGGCTGCTCTTCCAAGGCGAGGCCGCGCTGAAGAACACCGAGTCCCTCTCCGGCGGCGAGTGCGCTCGCCTGCTGCTCGCGAAGCTGCTGGTGCTCCAGCACAACGTCCTCGTGCTCGACGAGCCCACGAACCACCTCGACATCGAGTCGATCGAGGGGCTCCTCGACGGGCTCAAGCTCTTCAAGGGGACGCTGGTCTTCGTCAGCCACGACCGGCACTTCGTCTCTTCGCTCGCGACCCGCGTCCTCGACCTGCGCCCGAAGGAGAGCGCGGGCGCGGACCTGGTCGACTACGGCGGCACCTACGACGAGTTCCTCGAGCGTGAAGGCCGCGACCTCCTGCGGCGCTAGCCCTCGGCTGCCGAGAACGACGCCCGAGAGGCGCGCCTTTCACGCGGAGCTCTCGTATTCTGTTGTGTCCACCAAGCCAGCGCGCCCCACGAGCCCCGCATGCCCCCGAGAAAGGACGACCGCTTCGCTCCGACCGTGATCCACGGGCGGCCTGGAGAGCCGCTCACTGAGCGGTTCGGGAGTCCGCACGCGAGCCCCCGCCTCCCCGACGACGCGCGCGAGCCGGGCGAGGGGCTGCGCCTGCCCTCGCTGCTCCGGTTGGGGGAGGAGCGCGCCCTCGCGGAGGGCGGCATGGGGGTCATCACCGTCGCGAAGGACCCGCTGCTTGGCCGCGAGGTCGCCGTGAAGACGCTGCACCGCCATCTGTCGGCGGAGCCGCCCGTACGCCGGCTGTTCCTCCGCGAGGCGCACGTGATGGGGCTCCTCGAGCACCCGCACATCGTGCCGGTCTACGACGTCGGGGAGCGCGAAGACGGGCGCCTCGCCCTCGTGATGAAGCTCATCGAGGGCCGCACCCTCGCGTCGATGATCCGGGCGCTGCCCAAGGGACCTATCGACACGGGGACGCTCTACGTGTTGCTCGAGGTGATCACCAAGGTCTGCGACGCGCTCTCGTACGCCCACGATCGCGGCGTGCTCCACTGCGACGTGAAGCCCTCGAACGTCATGGTGGGCGACTACGGGCAGGTGTACCTCACCGATTGGGGCATCGCGCGCTTCGAGGCGAGCGGGCGTCCCTCCGTGCCCTCGGGCGACCGACCGGACTCACCGCCCTCCAACGAGCCGACGGACGACCCCGCTCCAAACGTGGTCATCGGCACCCTCGCGTACCTCTCGCCCGAGCAGGCGCGCGGGGAGCGCTCCACGCTGGACGAGCGGGCCGACGTCTTCCTGGTCGGGGCCGTTCTGTACGAGCTCCTCGCGCGGAGGCCGCCCTACCCCACCCGGGAGCCCGCCGAGGCCGTGGCCCAGGCGAGCGCGTGCGCCTTCCCACCACCGAGCGCCGTCGCCGGCGCCGCCTCGGTGCCCGCGGAGCTCGAGCGGATCGTGCTGCGCGCGATGGCGAAGGAGCGCGGCGAGCGCTACGCGAGCGTCCGCGGGCTGCGCGACGACCTGTCGCGCTTTCTGCGGGGCGGGGCCGAGTTCCCACGACAGGTCTTCCGAGCCGGCGACGTCATCGTCCGAGAGGGCGACGCGGGCGACGCCGCCTACATCGTCGCCGAGGGACTCTGCGACGTACGCAAGCGCGTCGCGGGCGGCACGGCGGTCGTGAAGACCCTCGGGCCAGGCGACGTGTTCGGCGAGATGGCGATCCTCACCGCCGGGCCTCGGACGGCGAGCGTCGTCGCCGTGGAGGACACGACCGTCCTCGTGCTCACGTCGGAGGCGCTCGAGGACGAGCTCGCCGCGTTGAAGCCATGGATGGCGAGCCTCCTCCGGACGCTCGCGAAGCGCTTCCGCGAGGCCGACCAGCGGCGCGTCACGGCGCTCTCCGCCCCCAGCCCCGTCCGGCTCGCCAACTACATCTTCATGAAGCTCTCGACGTGGGGCACACCGGCGTTCGGGGGCGGCCGGCAAGTCGCGTGGTCCGCGCTCGCGAAGGAGATCGAGGAGCAGCTCGGCGTGCCGGCGCTCTCCGCGTGGCAGCTCGTGAGCCTCTTCGGGCTCTTCGACCTCGACATCTACGCGGACACGGTGGTCATGCGCGATGAGGCGAAGGCGCGCGCCACGCTCGCCGCCGAGCTCGGCCACCGGGTCTAGCAGCCTGTTGATAAACGGACACCGAGCCCGCGCGTCGTCCGCGCGGCATCGGGCAAGGCGCGATCCGAGGAGCCCGCTTTTGCAGGTGAGCAGGCACCGGAGGATCGCAACGAAGCCCGTGCCGATGCGGCGGCGCGCGGGCGACGGGAGCTTATCAACGGGCTGCTAGTCCCCTGGAAGCGTGATCCCTTCCAGAAGTCGCGCGGGTTCGGCCTTTCGCCACAAGGGAGCGAGGGGGTGTCCCGTTTTCGGCGGCGGTGGGAGGATACTCATGTTCGAGGGTCGGCGTTCTCGCGCAGTCACCCCCGAAACCACTGTCCCCTGAGCGCAAAGCGCCGCCTCCACCGCGCGGAACGACGTCCGAGTTGAGGACGGGCCCGCCGCCGCCGAAAACGGGGCACCCTCGCTCCCCCCCTCGCTCCTCGGCATGACACCGAAGACCGGACTTCTGATACGAACCACGACTCCAGGGGACTAGTCCCCTGGAAGCGTGATCCCTTCCAGAAGTCGCGCGGCTCGGCCTTTCGCCACAAGGGGAGCGAGGGGGTGTCCCGTTTTCGGCGGCGGTGGGAGGATACTCATGTTCGAGGGTCGGCGTTCTCGCGCGGTCACACCCGAAACCACTGTCCCCTGAGCGCAAAGCGCCGCCTCCACCGCGCGGAACGACGTCCGAGTTGAGGACGGGCCCGCCGCCGCCGAAAACGGGGCACCCCATCGCTCCTCGGCATGACACCGAAGACCCGACTTCTGATACGAACCACGACTCCAGGGGACTAGCTAGAGCGCCGCCGGTCGATACGTTGGCGCTCGACGGGCTCACGCGTCTCGCGCGTACTCGGCGAAGCTCTCGCTCGGCTGCAGGCTCTCGTAGATGCGCGCGCGCGCGACCCGGACGCGGGCGTCGCCGAACGACGCCGAGGCCGCGTCGAAGAGCCATTTCGCGAGGCGCTCCGACGTGGGGGTGAACGGGAACACCGAGAGCTTGATGCCGCCGGGGAGCTCGTTTCGGGCGCCAGCGAGCTCGCCCGTCAGCACCGGCGGCGCCTGGCCGAGGTGGCCGAGCGTCTCGCGGCGCGAGCTCACGAGGGTCTCGCCAAGGCGGGCGAGATCCGACCGCGTCTCTTCGAACGAAGCCGCGCCAAGCGCGAGCGAGTGATCGA comes from the Myxococcales bacterium genome and includes:
- a CDS encoding ATP-binding cassette domain-containing protein produces the protein MQFDPQKRYGLTGANGAGKSTLLKMLAGEEDTDQGSITIPSNLRLGVLKQNHFEYEEERILDAVLMGNRGLWDAMVEKDRLLEGEVTDEVGIRLGELEGVIAEEDGYTAESEAAGLLVGLGIPQEHHADKMNTLAGGYKLRVLIAQVLFGKPDVLLLDEPTNHLDLESIAWLERFLLDYRGTLVVISHDRHFLNAAATHIADVDYQTITVYTGNYQDFVEQKYENKQRAEQQNQAAKKKIGELQGFVQRFGAHASKSSQAQSRMKQIEKLKEEVGSRGQKRSSLVRPFIRFEFEKPSGRDVLRMEGVDKAFNVETRSGAKERKVVFQRAALHLNRGDRLVVTGPNGVGKSTLLKLLVGAYAGLDADTRKDVYTPDAGEVRWGHDTSVGYFAQDTHEALGRTGAGMNAFQWLYQWDTNAPQEHIRGILGRLLFQGEAALKNTESLSGGECARLLLAKLLVLQHNVLVLDEPTNHLDIESIEGLLDGLKLFKGTLVFVSHDRHFVSSLATRVLDLRPKESAGADLVDYGGTYDEFLEREGRDLLRR
- a CDS encoding cyclic nucleotide-binding domain-containing protein, whose amino-acid sequence is MPPRKDDRFAPTVIHGRPGEPLTERFGSPHASPRLPDDAREPGEGLRLPSLLRLGEERALAEGGMGVITVAKDPLLGREVAVKTLHRHLSAEPPVRRLFLREAHVMGLLEHPHIVPVYDVGEREDGRLALVMKLIEGRTLASMIRALPKGPIDTGTLYVLLEVITKVCDALSYAHDRGVLHCDVKPSNVMVGDYGQVYLTDWGIARFEASGRPSVPSGDRPDSPPSNEPTDDPAPNVVIGTLAYLSPEQARGERSTLDERADVFLVGAVLYELLARRPPYPTREPAEAVAQASACAFPPPSAVAGAASVPAELERIVLRAMAKERGERYASVRGLRDDLSRFLRGGAEFPRQVFRAGDVIVREGDAGDAAYIVAEGLCDVRKRVAGGTAVVKTLGPGDVFGEMAILTAGPRTASVVAVEDTTVLVLTSEALEDELAALKPWMASLLRTLAKRFREADQRRVTALSAPSPVRLANYIFMKLSTWGTPAFGGGRQVAWSALAKEIEEQLGVPALSAWQLVSLFGLFDLDIYADTVVMRDEAKARATLAAELGHRV
- a CDS encoding 6-carboxytetrahydropterin synthase — translated: MYRASCGVHLHFAHHVRGHRGPCISLHGHTWRFEVMLQASELDAEGFVVDFDRVHEELLDPCFRLLDHSLALGAASFEETRSDLARLGETLVSSRRETLGHLGQAPPVLTGELAGARNELPGGIKLSVFPFTPTSERLAKWLFDAASASFGDARVRVARARIYESLQPSESFAEYARDA